The DNA window CTGGGAGGCGCTCCGCGAGCAGGCCGCCGCCCCGTCCGCCGGGGCCGGGACCGACGCGGCCCTCGCGGAGCGGCTGGACCGCGACTGCCGGGAGGCGCTGTCGGTCGCCGCCGACGACCCCACCCGGCTCACCGACGACCAGGCCCTCGCGCTGCTGCACGCCGACGGCCCGGCCCTGGACGCGCTCTGCCGGATCGCCGACGAGCTGCGCCGCGACACCGTCGGCGACGAGGTGACCTACTGCGTCACCCGCAACATCAACTTCACCAATGTCTGCTACACCGGGTGCCGCTTCTGCGCCTTCGCGCAGCGCCGCACCGACGCCGACGCCTACACCCTCTCCCTGGACCAGGTCGCCGACCGCGCCGCCCAGGCATGGGAGGTGGGCGCCACCGAGGTCTGCATGCAGGGCGGCATCCACCCGGACCTGCCCGGCACCGCCTACTTCGACATCGCCCGCGCGGTCAAGGAGCGGGTGCCCGGCATCCATGTGCACGCCTTCTCGCCGATGGAGGTGGTCAACGGCGCCACCCGCACCGGCCTCTCCATCCGCGACTGGCTGGCCGCCGCCAAGGAGGCGGGCCTGGACTCCATCCCCGGCACCGCCGCCGAGATCCTCGACGACGAGGTGCGGTGGATCCTCACCAAGGGCAAGCTGCCCGCCGCCACCTGGGTCGAGGTCGTCACCGCCGCCCATGAGCTGGGCATCCGCTCCTCCTCCACCATGATGTACGGCCATGTGGACACCCCCCGCCACTGGCTGGGCCATCTGCGGCTGCTGGCCGGGATCCAGCAGCGGACCGGTGGCTTCACCGAGTTTGTGACGCTGCCGTTCATCCACACCAACGCCCCGGTCTACCTGGCCGGCATCGCCCGCCCCGGCCCGACCCCGCGCGACAACCGGGCGGTCACCGCGATGGCCCGGCTGCTGCTCCACCCGCACATCACCAACATCCAGACCAGCTGGGTGAAGCTGGGCGCCGAGGGCGCGGCGGAGATGCTCCGCTCCGGCGCCAACGACCTGGGCGGCACCCTGATGGAGGAGACCATCTCCCGGATGGCGGGCTCCGCCTACGGCAGCTACCGGTCCATCCGCGATCTGGAGGCCATCGCCGAGGCGGCCGGCCGCCCCGCCCGGCAGCGGACCACCACCTATGGCGAGGTGTCCGCCGAGCGCCGGGCCGCCGCGCTCTCCTCCGACGGGCACCTTCCGGAACTGCTGCCGGTCCTGGAGAGCTGACCGGCCCCAGCGCGCGTAGTCCTGGGCGGCCCACCGAACCGGTCTTCGCATACAGTTCCGCCGGACGGGTGACACGAAGCGGGCCGCTAGGACGAGGAGGCACCCCGCCGTGCAGGCTCTCTGGTCGCGTGCGCAGGAGCAGGACTTCCGCAGCAGGGTGCGCGGGTGCCTGCTCGGCGGCGCGCTGGGGGACGCGCTGGGCGCGGGGATCGAGTTCGAGTCGCTGGCCCGGATCCGGGCGGTGCACGGCCCGGCCGGGGTCACCGGCTATGTGCCCGCCTACGGGCGGCGCGGCGGCGCGGTCACCGACGACACCCAGATGAGCCTCTTCACCGTGGAGGGCCTGATCCGGGCGCATGTCCGGCGGGACACCGGGGTCTGGCACCCGCCGACCGACGTACACGGCGCCTATCTGCGCTGGGCCGCCACCCAGCACGACTGGGGTCCGGACGAGCGCAGACCCGACCTGGGCTGGCTGGCCCGCGAGGAGTGGCTGTACGCGCAGCGGGCACCGGGCCAGGCATGCCTCTCCGGGCTGGAGGACGGCCGGATGGGCACCCTGGAGCAGCCCCGCAACCCGCACTCCAAGGGGTGCGGCACGGTGATGCGCTCGGCCCCGTTCGGGCTGCTGGTGGGGTGGGATCCGGCGCTGGTCTTCCAGCTCGCCATGGAGTGCGCGGTCCTCACCCACGGCCACCCCACCGGCTACCTCGCGGCCGGTGCGCTGGCCGTGGTCGTGCACACGGCGGTGCGCGGCGGAGCCCTGGAGGAGGGCGTGCACCTGGCCCTGGCGCTGCTCTCCGAGCGCCCCGGCCACCAGGAGACCACGGCCGCCCTGCGCGGCGCCCTGGACGCCGTACGGTCCGGCCAGCCGTCGCCGGAGCGGGTGGAGTCGCTGGGGGAGGGCTGGGTCGCCGAGGAGGCGCTGGCCATCGCCCTGTACTGCGCGCTGGTGGCCGAGGACGTCCGGGCCGGTCTGCTGCTGGCGGTCAACCACTCCGGGGACAGCGACTCCACCGGGGCGATCTGCGGCAACCTGCTGGGCGTGCTGCACGGCGAGACGGCGCTGCCGCCGGAGTGGCTGGGCGATCTGGAGGGCCGTGGCACCATCCTCACCCTGGCCGACGACTTCGCCCTGGAGATGACCCACGGGCCGGAACTCCATGGCCCGCACGGCGACCACCGCACCGGCTGGACCCAGCGCTACCCGGCGGCGTGAGCCCGGGCGGCCCCGGGCGGCTCAGGGCGGTTCCGGGCGATCAGGGGCCTGATGCAACTCAAACCCCTCCGACCGGGCCCTGGGCGGTCGAAGGGGCGGGCGGGGGCGGTTCCCGCGGGGGTTCAGACGGTGGCGAAGACCTCGGTACCGGCGGCGGTGACAAAGGCGGCCCAGGCGGCGGCGGAGAAGGTGAGGGCGGGGCCCTGCGGGTCCTTGGAGTCGCGTACGGCCACCAAGGACCTCCTGGGCAGGGCCACCTCCACGCACTGGCCATTGGGACCGCTGTAGCTGCTCTTGCGCCACACCGGGGTGCCAGTGTCATCCGCCTTCATGGTCTGCGTACTCCCTCGCATACTCGGCTATCAACGACCGGGAATCCGTGACGCTGAGCGCCACGGCCATCAGATGGTCGTAGAGACCGGTATAGCGACGAACGTCCGCTTCCTTCTCCAGGTAAAGGTCGCTTGTCACCCCTTCGAGGTAAACAACCGCCGTATCGGCTGACTCCGGGAACTCAAGGATGGAGAATGCCCCCGTCATACCTGGGTGGGCTCCCTTGGTGAAGGGGATCACCTGAAGGTTGACATGAGGCTCCCCGCACAAGTCCGCCAGATGGGCCATTTGCGCGGCCATCACCTCGCGGCTGCCGACCTGCCGCCGCAGTACGGCCTCGTCCACCACCGCCCAGAAGTGGTCCAGCTGGTCGCTGCCCCTGATCCGGCGCTGGCGTGCCATCCGCACCTCGACCCGGCGGTGCACCGCCTCGGTATCGGTGTCCGGCTGGATGCCGGTCACCACGGCGTGCGCATACGCACGCGTCTGGAGCAGGCCCGGGACGAACGACGACTCATAGTTGCGCACCGCCGAGGCGTCCGCCTCCAGACCGATGTAGATGCTGTACGGGATGTCGCCGAAGGCGTGCCACCAGCCGCGCTGCCGGGACTCCTTGGCCATCGCCATCAGCGACTCGCGCATCCGCTCGTCCTCGACCCCGTAGACGTCGCAGAGGTCGCGGACATCGCGCTGGCTGATGCTGCGGCGTCCGTTCTCCAGACGGCTGATCTTGGATTGGGAGACCATCAGGCGGCCGGCCACTTCTTCCGCCGTCATCCCCTTCTGCTCGCGGAGACGGCGCAGTTCGGCTCCGAGCCTGCGGCGGCGCACTGTCGGATTGATGCTGGCGGACACGTCGACCTCCGGGCGGTCTCTCCCACATTCGTACCAACCACTCAACGGCACGAGCATGCCACTACGGATCACGCCGCCGCCGGGGAATTGACGCGGCTCATCGGATCGGGTCACCGAGGCGGGGCTGCGACGGGGCCGGGGCAGGGCTGGGGCGGGGCTGGGGCGAGCGTCGGAAAGGGGCATGCCAAAGGGCGGTCGCACGGCATATCCATGCCGACCGACCGCCCCGGAGGACATCCGGACCGCCCGCGGGGCCGCCTAGCGCACGCCCGCGCGGGCCATGTCGTGCCCGACGGCCACCGCCCCGGGCCCGGTCCGGCCGCCGGCCGGGCGTGCCCCCGGCCGGGTGGCGCCGGCGCCGCGCTGCGCCTGGGCCGGCATGCCGTTCTGCACATCCATCACGGCGTGCGCGACCATCCCGCCCAGTGGGTCGTACCGGATCAGATCGCGCAGCCGCGACCTGGACGACCGGCCCTCGTTGCCCGGGTAGAGGTGCTTGCCGAGCCCCACTGCGTGGGCCAGGGCGGCCAGCGCCGCGGTCCGGGGGTCCGGTGGCACACCGGTCCTGATGGCTGTGTCCAGGCGCTGCTTGATCGCCGTGTTGGTGCACTCGTCCGACGCCTGGTACCGCGTCGTCGGCAACACCCCGCACACCTGGCCCGGCACAGCCGTCACCATGCCGCACCGCTCCAGGTGCGCCAGGTACGTCTGGCGAAGGCCCAACCGGGGCCCGCCGATCCAGTGCACGGCACGCACCGCGCTGCCGCGCCTGCGCAGCAGCTCCAGCGCATGGTCCAGTGTCGGATCACCGGTCGGCCGTGGCAGCACCACGGCGATCCGGTCTCCGTCCGGGACTATCCGTCCGGCCAGGGCCAGCTCGACGAGCTGTGCCCCGGCGAGTCCGAGGTCGAGGGTCTGCGGCTGCGCCGTGGTGCCCGTGGCCGGGTCCAGTGCGAGCAACAGCAGTTCCTCGGGAATTGTTCTGCGGCTCCTGCCCATCCAAGCCTCCCCGCGTGGATGGATGACAGCGTGACGCCTCTCACACCCTGCTGTCGAGACCGCCTCTGAATCGTGACCCGGGAACCGGTGTCCCGCCGGGGGTCGTCACCCACGTGGACGGGTGGTCGGACCCGGGAGAAACGCCGGTCGGACGGGGCTTGGACGGGCGACATCATGTTCGTGGCGGAGACTGTCCGCTATGGGGCGGGACGCCGGTGCGAAGGCGTCCCGCCAGGTCTGTGAGGAGGTTGGGTCACGTGGGCGAGTCCCCCGGCACGGTCGAGCGCGACGAGGAGCGCCGACGCGCCGATCCGGACGGTGCGTCGGCGGCGGAGGCCGTGCGAGACGAGGGCACCGAGCCGCTGGAGGGAGCGGAGCAGCGGGCAGTCGGCACGGCGGAGCAGGACGGCACCAAGGGCGGTACCAAGGGCGGCCGGAAGGACGGCAGCAAGGACGGCAAGGAGGAGAAGGCCCGCAGCGGGGCCAAGGGCGACTCCACCGTCCAGCTGCGGGTGCGGAGCGGGGACAACCCCACCCGGATGCTGCGGCTGCCCGTGGACAGTCCCACCCGGATGCTGCGGCTGCCGGCCGAGGCGGTGAAGGCGGCGCCCGAGGAGCGCGCGGAGGATCCGAGGCTGGCCCTGCGGGGCGACCGGGCACCGGCCGAGGCCGAGACGGAGACCGAGGCGGAGACCGAGACCAAGCCTGAGCCCAAGGCCGAGGCCAAGGCCGAGGCCGAGCCTCAGGCCAAGGCCGAGCCCGAGCCCGAGCCGTCCGGGGATGCCGAGAAGCCCCCGGCGACCGAGCTGTCGCTGCCCGTGGTGGCCGCGCCCGACCGTGAACCGGATGCGGCGAAGCCCGGCAAGGCCGCGAAGCCCGGCAAGGCCGCGAAGCCGGACAGGCCCGCCGCACCGGCCGAAGGAGAGCCCGCGCCCACCGAGCTGTCGCTGCCCCCCGTGGCGGCGCCCGCCGGGGCCACCCCGGCAGGCCGGGCCGCAGAGCCCGCCCCCGCGCCCACCGAGCTGTCGCTGCCCCCGTGGCGGCGCCTGCCGGGGCAACCCCGGCGGGTCGGGCCGCAGAGCCCGCCCCGCGCCCGTGTACGCGCCGCCCAGGGCCCCGCAGCCGGAGCCGGAGCCGCCGGTGGGCCCGGAGACCACCTCCGAGGCCATGCGGGTGCTGGCGTCCCTCAGCGCCCGCCCGATGACCCCGCTGCGCCGCGCGGTGAAGCGGGTCACCGTCTGGGGTGTCTTCCTCGCCTTCGTCCTCGGCATCGTCTG is part of the Peterkaempfera bronchialis genome and encodes:
- a CDS encoding ADP-ribosylglycohydrolase family protein, which produces MQALWSRAQEQDFRSRVRGCLLGGALGDALGAGIEFESLARIRAVHGPAGVTGYVPAYGRRGGAVTDDTQMSLFTVEGLIRAHVRRDTGVWHPPTDVHGAYLRWAATQHDWGPDERRPDLGWLAREEWLYAQRAPGQACLSGLEDGRMGTLEQPRNPHSKGCGTVMRSAPFGLLVGWDPALVFQLAMECAVLTHGHPTGYLAAGALAVVVHTAVRGGALEEGVHLALALLSERPGHQETTAALRGALDAVRSGQPSPERVESLGEGWVAEEALAIALYCALVAEDVRAGLLLAVNHSGDSDSTGAICGNLLGVLHGETALPPEWLGDLEGRGTILTLADDFALEMTHGPELHGPHGDHRTGWTQRYPAA
- a CDS encoding DUF397 domain-containing protein, which translates into the protein MKADDTGTPVWRKSSYSGPNGQCVEVALPRRSLVAVRDSKDPQGPALTFSAAAWAAFVTAAGTEVFATV
- a CDS encoding helix-turn-helix domain-containing protein; its protein translation is MSASINPTVRRRRLGAELRRLREQKGMTAEEVAGRLMVSQSKISRLENGRRSISQRDVRDLCDVYGVEDERMRESLMAMAKESRQRGWWHAFGDIPYSIYIGLEADASAVRNYESSFVPGLLQTRAYAHAVVTGIQPDTDTEAVHRRVEVRMARQRRIRGSDQLDHFWAVVDEAVLRRQVGSREVMAAQMAHLADLCGEPHVNLQVIPFTKGAHPGMTGAFSILEFPESADTAVVYLEGVTSDLYLEKEADVRRYTGLYDHLMAVALSVTDSRSLIAEYAREYADHEGG
- a CDS encoding GOLPH3/VPS74 family protein, encoding MGRSRRTIPEELLLLALDPATGTTAQPQTLDLGLAGAQLVELALAGRIVPDGDRIAVVLPRPTGDPTLDHALELLRRRGSAVRAVHWIGGPRLGLRQTYLAHLERCGMVTAVPGQVCGVLPTTRYQASDECTNTAIKQRLDTAIRTGVPPDPRTAALAALAHAVGLGKHLYPGNEGRSSRSRLRDLIRYDPLGGMVAHAVMDVQNGMPAQAQRGAGATRPGARPAGGRTGPGAVAVGHDMARAGVR